In Acidovorax sp. GBBC 1281, a single window of DNA contains:
- a CDS encoding NAD-dependent protein deacetylase has protein sequence MAATAEAGVQALAEFMAAHPRVFVLTGAGCSTAAGIPDYRDGNGEWKRPPPLTFQAFMGDEATRRRYWARSFIGWRVMGRARPAPAHHALAALEAAGRVELLLTQNVDGLHTAAGSLRTIDLHGRIDTVRCMACEARLPRAELQDELLRRNPDWAALHAHAAPDGDADLEGQDFSAFDVPPCPRCGAGPLKPDVVFFGESVPRDRVQAARDALLRADAMLVAGSSLMVYSGFRFVQMAADAGKPVATVNWGRTRADPLLSLKVEQDVGTALGAVARVLAEGAAGLL, from the coding sequence ATGGCCGCCACCGCCGAGGCCGGCGTGCAGGCGCTGGCGGAGTTCATGGCGGCGCACCCTCGGGTGTTCGTGCTCACCGGGGCGGGCTGCAGCACGGCTGCGGGCATTCCCGATTACCGCGATGGCAATGGCGAATGGAAGCGGCCGCCGCCCCTCACGTTCCAGGCCTTCATGGGCGACGAGGCCACGCGCCGACGCTACTGGGCGCGCAGCTTCATCGGCTGGCGTGTGATGGGGCGGGCGCGCCCTGCACCGGCGCACCATGCGCTCGCCGCGCTGGAAGCGGCCGGCCGGGTGGAACTGCTGCTCACGCAGAACGTGGACGGCCTGCACACGGCTGCGGGGAGCCTTCGCACCATCGATCTGCACGGGCGCATCGACACCGTGCGCTGCATGGCCTGCGAAGCCCGTTTGCCACGCGCCGAACTGCAGGACGAGTTGCTGCGCCGCAATCCCGATTGGGCCGCGCTGCATGCGCATGCGGCGCCCGATGGCGATGCGGACCTGGAAGGCCAGGATTTCAGCGCGTTCGATGTGCCGCCGTGCCCGCGCTGCGGCGCCGGCCCGCTCAAGCCCGATGTGGTGTTCTTCGGCGAAAGCGTGCCGCGCGATCGCGTGCAGGCCGCCCGCGATGCGCTGCTGCGCGCCGACGCCATGCTGGTGGCCGGCTCGTCGCTCATGGTGTATTCGGGCTTTCGCTTCGTGCAGATGGCGGCGGATGCGGGCAAGCCCGTGGCGACCGTCAACTGGGGCCGTACGCGGGCCGATCCGCTGCTGTCGCTCAAGGTCGAGCAGGATGTCGGAACGGCGCTGGGCGCGGTGGCCCGGGTGCTGGCTGAAGGGGCTGCCGGTCTGCTTTGA
- the adh gene encoding aldehyde dehydrogenase, whose protein sequence is MNMAEIASLGIANPYKKQYGNYIGGQWVPPVDGQYFENTSPINGQVFTSIPRSNDKDINAALDAAHKAKAAWGKTSTTDRANALLKIADRMEANLLTIAVAETLDNGKPLRETMAADIPLAIDHFRYFAGCIRAQEGGISEIDHETMAYHFHEPLGVVGQIIPWNFPILMAVWKLAPALAAGNCVVLKPAEQTPASILVLLELVGDLLPPGVVNVVNGFGLEAGKPLASSPRIAKIAFTGETTTGRLIMQYASQNIIPVTLELGGKSPNVFFEDVMAADDGFFDKALEGFAMFALNQGEVCTCPSRALVQESIYDRFMERALKRVAAIKQGHPLDKSTMIGAQASQEQLEKILSYLDLGKQEGAQCLIGGERNQLDGDLAGGYYVKPTVFKGHNKMRIFQEEIFGPVLSVTTFKTEEEALEIANDTLYGLGAGVWSRDGARAFRMGKGIQAGRVWTNCYHQYPAHAAFGGYKQSGIGRENHKMMLDHYQQTKNLLVSYSQAPLGFF, encoded by the coding sequence ATGAACATGGCAGAAATCGCCAGCCTCGGCATCGCCAACCCTTACAAGAAGCAGTACGGCAACTACATCGGCGGGCAATGGGTGCCGCCCGTCGACGGACAGTATTTCGAAAACACTTCGCCGATCAACGGCCAGGTGTTCACCTCCATCCCCCGCTCCAACGACAAGGACATCAACGCTGCGCTGGATGCCGCCCACAAGGCCAAGGCCGCCTGGGGCAAGACCTCCACCACCGACCGGGCGAACGCCCTGCTGAAGATCGCCGACCGCATGGAAGCCAACCTGCTCACCATCGCGGTGGCCGAGACGCTGGACAACGGCAAGCCGCTGCGCGAGACCATGGCCGCCGACATTCCCCTGGCCATCGACCACTTCCGCTACTTCGCCGGCTGCATCCGCGCGCAGGAAGGCGGCATCAGCGAGATCGACCACGAAACCATGGCCTACCACTTCCACGAGCCGCTGGGCGTGGTGGGGCAAATCATTCCGTGGAACTTCCCGATCCTCATGGCGGTATGGAAGCTCGCACCGGCCCTGGCCGCCGGCAACTGCGTGGTGCTCAAGCCCGCCGAGCAGACGCCCGCCTCCATCCTGGTGCTGCTGGAACTGGTGGGCGACCTGCTGCCGCCCGGCGTGGTCAACGTGGTGAACGGGTTCGGCCTGGAAGCCGGCAAGCCGCTGGCCAGCAGCCCGCGCATCGCAAAAATAGCCTTCACGGGCGAGACCACCACGGGCCGGCTCATCATGCAGTACGCCAGCCAGAACATCATCCCCGTGACGCTGGAGCTGGGCGGCAAGAGCCCCAACGTGTTCTTCGAAGACGTGATGGCGGCCGACGATGGCTTCTTCGACAAGGCGCTGGAAGGCTTTGCGATGTTCGCGCTCAACCAGGGCGAGGTCTGCACCTGCCCCAGCCGCGCGCTGGTGCAGGAATCGATCTACGACAGGTTCATGGAACGCGCCTTGAAGCGCGTGGCGGCCATCAAGCAGGGTCACCCTCTGGACAAGAGCACCATGATCGGCGCGCAGGCCTCGCAGGAGCAGTTGGAGAAGATCCTCTCGTACCTGGACCTGGGCAAGCAGGAGGGCGCGCAGTGCCTGATCGGCGGCGAGCGCAACCAACTCGACGGCGACCTGGCCGGCGGCTACTACGTGAAGCCCACGGTGTTCAAGGGCCACAACAAGATGCGCATCTTCCAGGAGGAGATCTTCGGCCCCGTGCTGTCGGTGACCACCTTCAAGACCGAGGAAGAGGCGCTGGAGATCGCCAACGACACGCTCTACGGCCTGGGCGCCGGCGTGTGGAGCCGCGATGGTGCACGCGCCTTCCGCATGGGCAAGGGCATCCAGGCCGGGCGCGTGTGGACCAACTGCTACCACCAGTACCCTGCGCACGCGGCCTTCGGCGGCTACAAGCAATCGGGCATCGGCCGCGAGAACCACAAGATGATGCTGGACCACTACCAACAGACCAAGAACCTGCTGGTGAGCTACTCGCAGGCGCCGCTGGGCTTCTTCTGA
- a CDS encoding lytic murein transglycosylase: MQRRLAPPSPLRPSTRTRAAHWLVPLAAAAALAGCASAPRAQPPEAALAHAAPAMPPPQPAVSPPAAMPSAPPPPLVQDTAAPAVSPEEAAAAEQAGFTAWIAAFTQDALAAGIRPDTVQTALAGAQLQQRVIELDRAQPEFTRTPWAYLDSAVSAQRIAQGQAKRAEYAVPLEAAAARYGVPASIVTAIWGMESNYGGNFGTFRAVDALATLGFEGRRAQWARNELLAALRILDQGDIAADRMIGSWAGAMGHTQFLPSVFLAYAVDADGDGRRDIWGSIPDVASSTANYLASSGWRSGQPWGVEVQLPPGFDHARAENTVRQPSAQWAAEGVVAIDRQPLPDLGAAYVIAPAGAHGPAFLVGDNFRSILRYNNSVNYALAVGLLARQIEGGTGVVAPWPRDLQPLSRSQVKDLQTALNQRGFSAGTADGVMGPATRAGLRQFQQSIGVVADGYPTLELLQRLMAP; encoded by the coding sequence ATGCAACGACGCCTTGCCCCCCCATCGCCCCTCCGCCCCTCCACCAGAACCCGCGCAGCCCACTGGCTGGTTCCCCTGGCCGCTGCGGCGGCCCTCGCAGGCTGTGCATCGGCGCCGCGCGCCCAGCCTCCGGAAGCGGCCCTGGCCCACGCCGCTCCCGCCATGCCGCCTCCGCAGCCCGCAGTGTCCCCACCGGCTGCGATGCCTTCTGCCCCGCCCCCTCCCCTGGTCCAGGACACCGCGGCGCCTGCGGTCAGCCCCGAAGAAGCCGCTGCGGCCGAACAGGCCGGTTTCACGGCCTGGATCGCGGCCTTCACCCAGGACGCACTGGCGGCCGGGATCCGGCCCGACACCGTGCAGACGGCCTTGGCCGGCGCGCAGTTGCAACAGCGGGTGATCGAGCTGGACCGCGCGCAGCCCGAGTTCACGCGCACTCCGTGGGCCTACCTGGACAGCGCTGTTTCTGCCCAGCGCATCGCCCAGGGCCAGGCCAAGCGGGCCGAATACGCGGTGCCCCTGGAAGCCGCCGCCGCGCGATACGGCGTGCCGGCCTCGATCGTCACCGCCATCTGGGGCATGGAGAGCAACTACGGCGGCAATTTCGGCACCTTCCGTGCCGTCGATGCGCTGGCCACGCTGGGGTTCGAGGGCCGCCGCGCCCAATGGGCCCGCAACGAACTGCTGGCGGCACTGCGCATCCTGGACCAGGGCGACATCGCGGCCGACCGCATGATCGGATCGTGGGCCGGGGCCATGGGCCACACTCAGTTCCTGCCGTCCGTGTTCCTGGCCTACGCGGTCGACGCCGACGGAGACGGCCGCCGCGACATCTGGGGCAGCATCCCCGATGTGGCGTCGTCCACCGCCAACTACCTGGCTAGCTCAGGCTGGCGCAGCGGGCAGCCCTGGGGCGTCGAGGTGCAGCTGCCACCGGGCTTTGATCACGCCCGCGCCGAGAACACCGTGCGCCAGCCGTCCGCCCAGTGGGCCGCGGAAGGGGTAGTGGCCATCGACCGGCAACCCCTGCCCGACCTGGGTGCGGCGTATGTCATCGCCCCCGCGGGTGCGCACGGGCCAGCCTTCCTGGTGGGCGACAACTTCCGCAGCATCCTGCGCTACAACAACTCGGTGAACTACGCCCTGGCGGTGGGCCTGCTGGCGCGGCAGATCGAGGGCGGCACGGGCGTGGTGGCCCCCTGGCCGCGGGACCTGCAGCCCCTGTCGCGCAGCCAGGTGAAAGACCTGCAGACGGCATTGAACCAGCGGGGGTTTTCCGCAGGCACAGCGGACGGCGTTATGGGCCCCGCCACGCGCGCCGGCCTGCGCCAGTTCCAGCAGAGCATCGGCGTGGTGGCCGACGGCTATCCCACCTTGGAGTTGCTGCAGCGGCTGATGGCGCCGTGA
- a CDS encoding sigma-54-dependent Fis family transcriptional regulator, which yields MQTNAFLGAPGPTPGEVAASAAQRITQAHERSTAFGLRRHESADLRPLDAEALAWMVARNEALFAHARPVMETLSAQIAGTQSMVLLTDAQGVVLHALGDDEFLDRASRVALRPGAAWSERSKGTNAIGTALALGEALQVNGNEHFLQANHFLTCSCAPILDPHGHVIGALDVSGDHRSQSAHTMALVRMSAKMVENHLFGKVFEDAVRLRFHARQEFLGTLVEGLAAFTPDGRFLAANRSGQFQLGMSANALQAHTFSSLFGMPMAALLAHARQAVPEPLRLQLPGGVAVQALVEGRPRSGTLLPWVDPGDGPDRSDRSDGAGAPTAIQPGEGDAPGALPARPRPAKPARLSSLRYLDTGDAQLAQVIDRVTRLLGSDVSTLILGETGTGKELLARAIHQDGPRQGGPFVAVNCASIPETLIESELFGYDEGAFTGARRKGHPGKIVQAHGGTLFLDEIGDMPLSMQARLLRVLQERSVSPLGAARQVPVDVAVVCATHRNLREMMAQGTFRDDLYYRLNGLVVRLPALRERTDLAVIVERILRAQADAPASAVPRVAPEAMALFAAHAWPGNLRQLSSVLRTAALMARGEAGVIQRAHLPEDFLEDCDLLLAHANGTGNAAKGATVPAATTMPGSPPVARSPVAVPRLGDTTAAALAQALAAHGGNVSASARALGVSRNTVYRHLKAAQAAVRPEAPASAARAR from the coding sequence ATGCAGACGAACGCATTCCTCGGTGCGCCCGGCCCGACGCCGGGCGAGGTGGCCGCTTCGGCGGCGCAGCGGATCACGCAGGCGCACGAGCGCTCCACCGCCTTCGGCCTGCGGCGGCACGAGTCGGCGGACCTGCGGCCCCTGGATGCCGAAGCCCTGGCCTGGATGGTGGCCCGCAACGAAGCGCTGTTCGCCCACGCCCGCCCCGTGATGGAAACGCTGTCGGCCCAGATCGCCGGCACGCAGAGCATGGTGCTGCTGACCGATGCGCAGGGCGTGGTGCTGCACGCCCTGGGCGACGACGAGTTCCTGGACCGGGCGAGCCGGGTCGCCCTGCGCCCCGGTGCGGCGTGGTCCGAGCGCAGCAAGGGCACCAATGCCATCGGCACGGCCCTGGCGCTGGGCGAGGCGCTGCAGGTCAACGGCAATGAGCACTTTCTGCAGGCCAACCATTTCCTGACCTGTTCCTGCGCGCCCATCCTCGACCCGCACGGGCATGTGATCGGCGCGCTCGACGTGAGCGGCGACCACCGCAGCCAGAGCGCCCACACCATGGCGCTGGTGCGCATGTCGGCCAAGATGGTGGAGAACCACCTGTTCGGCAAGGTGTTCGAAGACGCCGTGCGACTACGCTTCCATGCGCGACAGGAGTTCCTCGGCACGCTGGTGGAGGGGTTGGCCGCGTTCACGCCGGACGGGCGGTTCCTCGCTGCCAACCGCAGCGGGCAGTTCCAGCTGGGCATGTCGGCCAATGCGTTGCAGGCGCACACGTTCTCTTCGCTGTTTGGCATGCCCATGGCGGCGCTGCTCGCGCATGCCCGCCAGGCCGTTCCGGAGCCGCTGCGCCTGCAGCTGCCCGGCGGCGTGGCGGTGCAGGCGCTGGTGGAGGGTCGGCCGCGCTCGGGCACGCTGCTGCCCTGGGTCGATCCGGGCGATGGGCCCGATCGGTCTGATCGGTCCGACGGGGCCGGGGCGCCAACGGCGATCCAGCCAGGGGAGGGCGATGCGCCGGGCGCGCTGCCCGCCCGGCCACGACCGGCGAAGCCGGCCCGGCTGTCCAGCCTGCGCTACCTGGACACGGGCGATGCCCAGCTCGCCCAGGTGATCGACCGGGTCACGCGGCTGCTGGGCAGCGACGTGTCCACGCTGATCCTGGGCGAGACCGGCACGGGCAAGGAACTGCTGGCCCGCGCCATCCACCAGGACGGGCCGCGGCAGGGCGGCCCTTTCGTGGCGGTCAATTGCGCGTCGATTCCCGAGACGCTGATCGAGTCCGAGCTGTTCGGCTACGACGAAGGCGCCTTCACTGGCGCACGGCGCAAGGGCCATCCCGGCAAGATCGTGCAGGCCCATGGCGGCACGCTGTTCCTCGACGAGATCGGCGACATGCCGCTGTCGATGCAGGCGCGCCTGCTGCGCGTGCTGCAGGAGCGCAGCGTCTCGCCGCTGGGCGCCGCGCGGCAGGTGCCGGTGGATGTGGCCGTGGTCTGCGCCACGCACCGAAACCTGCGCGAGATGATGGCGCAGGGCACCTTCCGCGACGACCTGTATTACCGGCTGAACGGGCTCGTGGTGCGGCTGCCCGCGCTGCGCGAGCGCACCGACCTGGCCGTGATCGTCGAGCGCATTCTGCGTGCGCAGGCCGACGCCCCCGCCAGCGCGGTGCCGCGCGTCGCGCCCGAGGCCATGGCGCTGTTCGCCGCGCATGCCTGGCCGGGCAACCTGCGCCAGTTGAGCAGCGTGCTGCGCACCGCGGCGCTGATGGCGCGGGGCGAGGCCGGGGTGATCCAGCGGGCGCATTTGCCCGAGGATTTCCTGGAGGATTGCGACCTGCTGCTGGCCCATGCCAACGGCACTGGCAACGCGGCCAAGGGAGCTACCGTCCCGGCGGCTACAACAATGCCGGGCAGTCCCCCGGTGGCGCGCAGCCCCGTCGCCGTGCCGCGCCTGGGCGATACCACCGCAGCGGCCCTGGCGCAGGCACTCGCGGCCCATGGCGGCAACGTATCGGCCTCGGCGCGTGCGTTGGGCGTGTCGCGCAATACCGTGTACCGGCACCTCAAGGCGGCGCAGGCCGCGGTCAGGCCCGAGGCCCCTGCGTCGGCGGCCCGAGCGCGCTGA
- the adhP gene encoding alcohol dehydrogenase AdhP: protein MTAKTMKAAVVRTFGQPLTIEEVPVPTPSDDQILVKIEASGVCHTDLHAAEGDWPVKPNPPFIPGHEGVGFVAGVGKNVKHVKEGDRVGVPWLHSACGYCTHCMGGWETLCESQSNTGYSVNGGFADYALADPNFVGHLPKDIGFVDIAPVLCAGVTVYKGLKVTDTKPGDWVVISGIGGLGHMAVQYAKAMGLNVAAVDVEDDKLDLARQLGASVTVNAKTTDPAAYLQKEIGGAHGALVTAVSPKAFEQALGMVRRGGTVALNGLPPGNFPLPIFDMVLRGVTVRGSIVGTRLDLQESLDFAARGQVKATVATEKLENINDVFDRMRQGQIQGRIVLDMAAA from the coding sequence ATGACCGCCAAGACCATGAAGGCCGCTGTCGTTCGCACATTCGGCCAGCCGCTCACCATCGAGGAAGTGCCCGTGCCCACGCCTTCGGACGACCAGATCCTCGTGAAGATCGAGGCCTCCGGCGTGTGCCACACCGACCTGCACGCCGCGGAAGGCGACTGGCCCGTCAAGCCGAACCCGCCGTTCATACCGGGCCATGAGGGCGTGGGCTTCGTGGCCGGCGTCGGCAAGAACGTCAAGCACGTGAAGGAAGGCGACCGCGTGGGCGTGCCCTGGCTGCACTCGGCGTGCGGCTACTGCACGCATTGCATGGGCGGCTGGGAGACACTGTGCGAGTCGCAGAGCAACACCGGCTATTCGGTCAACGGCGGCTTTGCCGACTATGCCCTGGCCGATCCGAACTTCGTGGGCCACCTGCCCAAGGACATCGGCTTCGTGGACATCGCGCCGGTGCTGTGCGCGGGGGTCACGGTGTACAAGGGCCTCAAGGTGACCGACACCAAGCCCGGCGACTGGGTCGTCATCTCGGGCATCGGCGGCCTGGGCCACATGGCCGTGCAGTACGCCAAGGCCATGGGCCTGAACGTGGCGGCCGTGGACGTGGAGGACGACAAGCTCGACCTCGCCAGGCAACTGGGTGCGAGCGTGACGGTGAACGCCAAGACCACCGACCCCGCCGCCTACCTGCAAAAGGAGATCGGCGGCGCCCACGGCGCGCTGGTGACGGCCGTGTCGCCCAAGGCCTTCGAGCAGGCCCTGGGCATGGTGCGGCGCGGCGGCACGGTGGCGCTCAACGGCCTGCCGCCCGGCAACTTTCCCCTGCCGATCTTCGACATGGTGCTGCGCGGCGTGACGGTGCGCGGCTCCATCGTGGGCACGCGGCTCGACCTGCAGGAGTCGCTCGACTTCGCCGCCCGCGGCCAGGTGAAGGCCACCGTGGCCACGGAAAAGCTCGAGAACATCAACGACGTGTTCGACCGCATGCGCCAGGGACAGATACAGGGGCGCATCGTGCTGGACATGGCTGCGGCCTGA
- the sbcB gene encoding exodeoxyribonuclease I: MHTFFWHDYETFGANTRRDRPAQFAGIRTDADLNEIGEPLMVYCQPAPDYLPDPVSCLITGITPQVALERGLPEHAFAARIEAELALPGTIGVGYNTIRFDDEITRFMFWRNLMDPYAREWQNQCGRWDLLDVVRMAYALRPDGIVWPKKEDGSPSFKLQHLSKANGLAHEAAHDALSDVRATIALARLIRDRQPKLFEFALGLHKKDRVAAELRLPATADTARPFLHISGMFPAERGCVAVMWPLASHPTNKNELIAWDLAHDPSELALLGADAIRERLFSRADALPEGVTRLPIKTVHLNKSPMVVGNVNTLTPQMAQRWAVDLERAAGHAEVARALPDMSAIWASVFARPQEAAPDVDQDLYGGFVGNEDRRRLNRLRALPPQGLALAKTGFDDERLEELVWRYRARNFPHTLDGADQERWEGHRVACLMEGAGGALTFNELFAKLDELGAEADERGEEILGALYDYAERIAPAM; the protein is encoded by the coding sequence ATGCATACCTTTTTCTGGCACGACTACGAAACCTTTGGCGCCAACACGCGCCGTGACCGCCCCGCGCAGTTCGCGGGCATCCGCACCGATGCGGACCTGAACGAAATCGGCGAACCGCTGATGGTCTATTGCCAGCCCGCGCCCGATTACCTGCCCGACCCGGTGTCGTGCCTGATCACGGGCATCACGCCGCAGGTCGCATTGGAGCGTGGCCTGCCGGAGCATGCGTTCGCGGCGCGCATCGAGGCCGAGCTGGCGCTGCCCGGCACCATCGGCGTCGGCTACAACACCATCCGGTTCGACGACGAGATCACGCGCTTCATGTTCTGGCGCAACCTGATGGACCCCTATGCCCGGGAATGGCAGAACCAGTGCGGCCGGTGGGATCTGCTCGACGTGGTGCGCATGGCCTACGCGCTGCGCCCGGATGGCATCGTCTGGCCGAAGAAGGAAGACGGCTCGCCCAGCTTCAAGCTGCAGCACCTGTCCAAAGCCAATGGCCTGGCGCACGAGGCCGCGCACGATGCGCTCTCCGACGTGCGCGCCACCATCGCCCTGGCCCGGCTGATCCGCGACCGGCAGCCCAAGCTGTTCGAGTTCGCGCTGGGGCTGCATAAAAAAGACCGCGTGGCCGCCGAATTGCGCCTGCCCGCCACGGCCGACACCGCACGGCCCTTTTTGCACATCTCGGGCATGTTCCCTGCCGAGCGTGGCTGCGTCGCGGTGATGTGGCCGCTCGCCAGCCATCCCACCAACAAGAACGAACTGATCGCCTGGGACCTGGCCCACGATCCGTCCGAACTGGCCCTGCTGGGCGCCGATGCGATCCGCGAGCGGCTGTTCAGCCGGGCGGATGCGTTGCCCGAAGGCGTGACGCGCCTGCCCATCAAGACCGTGCACCTGAACAAGTCGCCGATGGTGGTGGGCAACGTCAACACGCTGACGCCGCAGATGGCCCAGCGCTGGGCCGTCGATCTGGAGCGGGCCGCCGGCCACGCCGAGGTGGCGCGCGCCTTGCCCGACATGAGCGCCATCTGGGCCAGCGTGTTCGCGCGGCCGCAGGAAGCCGCACCGGACGTGGACCAGGACCTGTACGGCGGCTTCGTCGGCAACGAGGACCGTCGCCGCCTGAACCGCCTGCGTGCCCTGCCACCCCAGGGGCTTGCCTTGGCCAAGACGGGCTTCGATGACGAGCGGCTCGAAGAGCTGGTGTGGCGCTACCGTGCGCGCAATTTCCCGCACACGCTGGACGGGGCCGACCAGGAGCGCTGGGAGGGCCACCGCGTGGCCTGTCTGATGGAAGGGGCAGGCGGCGCGCTCACCTTCAACGAATTGTTCGCCAAGCTGGACGAACTGGGCGCCGAGGCGGACGAGCGGGGCGAGGAAATCCTGGGCGCGCTGTACGACTACGCGGAACGCATCGCGCCCGCGATGTAG
- a CDS encoding DUF779 domain-containing protein: MNTPAAPSTPVPAPETGPVGRVSATPAAVALIERLVAQHGPLMFHQSGGCCDGSAPMCFALGEFLLGDSDVLLGEIAGTPFYMSRSQFAYWEHTHLIIDAVPGNGGMFSLERPTGLRFLTRSRLYSDAEWEAVSALGPPTQGPRA, translated from the coding sequence ATGAACACGCCGGCCGCTCCCTCCACCCCGGTACCCGCCCCGGAGACCGGGCCCGTGGGCCGCGTCTCTGCCACGCCGGCGGCCGTCGCGCTCATCGAGCGCCTAGTCGCGCAGCACGGCCCGCTCATGTTCCACCAGTCGGGGGGGTGCTGCGACGGCAGCGCGCCGATGTGCTTCGCGCTGGGGGAGTTTCTGCTGGGCGATTCGGACGTGCTGCTGGGCGAGATCGCGGGGACGCCCTTCTACATGAGCCGCTCGCAGTTCGCCTACTGGGAGCACACGCACCTCATCATCGATGCGGTGCCCGGCAACGGCGGCATGTTCTCGCTGGAACGGCCCACGGGCCTGCGCTTTCTCACACGGTCGCGGCTGTACAGCGACGCGGAATGGGAGGCTGTCAGCGCGCTCGGGCCGCCGACGCAGGGGCCTCGGGCCTGA